One genomic segment of Pseudomonadota bacterium includes these proteins:
- a CDS encoding GFA family protein produces MDITGGCLCKSVRFRFSAQPISMRLCWCRVCQYLAAGNATVNVVFPSDALTIEGELTDYRSVADSGNVMHRRFCPKCGTQVFSAAEARPHLVIVRGGALDDIELMRPGTTIWTGAAPGWAWIDETLPMHAGQPPPVT; encoded by the coding sequence ATGGACATTACCGGCGGCTGCCTTTGCAAGAGCGTGCGATTCAGGTTCAGCGCGCAACCCATCTCGATGCGCCTGTGCTGGTGCCGGGTATGCCAGTACCTGGCCGCCGGCAATGCCACGGTCAACGTGGTTTTTCCGAGCGATGCGCTCACGATCGAAGGCGAATTGACCGACTATCGCAGCGTCGCGGACAGCGGCAACGTGATGCATCGGCGCTTCTGTCCGAAGTGCGGGACGCAGGTTTTCAGTGCCGCCGAAGCGCGGCCGCACCTCGTGATCGTGCGCGGCGGCGCATTGGACGACATCGAACTGATGCGGCCCGGCACCACGATCTGGACCGGCGCTGCACCCGGCTGGGCGTGGATCGACGAGACGCTGCCGATGCACGCGGGCCAGCCTCCGCCGGTGACCTGA
- a CDS encoding exodeoxyribonuclease III produces MKFYSWNVNGIRAVVKKGTFQKFMAEHQPDILCLQETKAERGQAEIDLAGYHEYWNSAEKKGYSGTAIFSRQEPIKVTNGFPKSFAEKFTFADELERDSSNEGRVITAEFEKFYAVTVYTPNAKDDLSRLKLRHKHWDPAFLAWCKQLDKKKPVIYCGDLNVAHTELDLANPKPNKGKKGFTDEEREGFQNMVDAGFVDTFRIFTEGNGHYSWWSHFANSRARNVGWRIDYVLVSAAISKKVKEAKIHADVLGSDHCPVSIRIDI; encoded by the coding sequence ATGAAATTCTATTCGTGGAACGTCAACGGCATCCGTGCCGTCGTCAAGAAAGGCACCTTCCAGAAATTCATGGCCGAGCACCAGCCGGACATCCTGTGCCTGCAGGAAACCAAGGCCGAGCGCGGCCAGGCCGAAATCGACCTCGCGGGGTATCACGAATACTGGAATTCCGCAGAGAAGAAAGGTTACTCCGGCACCGCGATCTTCAGCCGCCAGGAACCGATCAAGGTTACCAACGGATTCCCGAAGAGTTTCGCCGAGAAGTTTACGTTCGCCGACGAGCTCGAGCGGGATTCATCGAACGAAGGCCGCGTCATCACCGCGGAGTTCGAGAAGTTCTACGCAGTGACGGTCTACACGCCCAATGCGAAGGACGATCTGTCGCGCCTCAAGCTGCGCCACAAGCATTGGGATCCGGCTTTTCTCGCCTGGTGCAAGCAGCTCGACAAGAAAAAGCCGGTGATCTACTGCGGCGACCTCAACGTCGCGCACACCGAGCTCGATCTTGCGAACCCCAAGCCTAACAAGGGCAAGAAGGGCTTCACCGACGAGGAGCGCGAAGGCTTTCAGAACATGGTCGACGCCGGCTTCGTCGACACGTTCCGCATCTTCACCGAGGGCAACGGGCACTACTCATGGTGGTCGCATTTCGCCAATTCCCGCGCGCGCAACGTGGGATGGAGAATCGACTACGTGCTCGTGTCCGCGGCGATCAGCAAGAAAGTAAAAGAAGCGAAGATCCATGCCGATGTGCTGGGCAGCGATCACTGCCCGGTCAGCATCCGCATCGATATCTAG
- a CDS encoding metalloregulator ArsR/SmtB family transcription factor, with product MGEYQSARLDGVFNALCDPTRRAILARLTDADARVTEIAGDFPISLNSISKHIRMLERAGLLRRSIVGRDHVLSLNAAPLAEAMAWIERYRSFWESRLAALESYVINKKRKRK from the coding sequence ATGGGTGAATATCAATCGGCCCGACTCGACGGGGTTTTCAATGCCTTGTGCGATCCGACGCGCCGCGCGATTCTCGCGCGCCTCACGGACGCCGACGCTCGCGTCACCGAGATCGCGGGAGATTTCCCGATTTCGCTCAATTCCATTTCCAAACACATCCGCATGCTGGAACGCGCGGGCCTGCTGCGCCGCTCGATCGTCGGCCGCGATCACGTGTTGTCGCTGAACGCCGCGCCACTCGCGGAAGCCATGGCGTGGATCGAGCGTTACCGCAGCTTCTGGGAAAGCCGCCTGGCGGCGCTCGAGTCGTACGTCATCAACAAGAAGAGGAAACGCAAATGA
- a CDS encoding SRPBCC domain-containing protein — protein sequence MNAALASAAVVVRRTISASAEDLFDAWLDPEALATWMRPGAIRSTVAKVEPRVGGSYEITMQGQSGPIVHRGVYQQIDRPKRLVFTWASPGTELRDTLVTVDFVPAGKRTEIIVTHEQLPESARPSHSNGWTSGLQHLDEACQQGLLG from the coding sequence ATGAACGCTGCGCTCGCCAGTGCCGCCGTAGTAGTGAGGCGCACGATCTCCGCATCCGCCGAAGACCTGTTCGACGCCTGGCTCGACCCCGAGGCACTCGCCACCTGGATGCGTCCCGGCGCCATCCGCAGCACGGTGGCGAAGGTCGAACCGCGGGTCGGCGGATCCTACGAGATCACCATGCAAGGGCAGTCCGGCCCCATCGTGCACCGCGGGGTGTACCAGCAGATAGACCGGCCGAAGCGCCTGGTCTTCACCTGGGCCTCGCCGGGCACGGAGCTGCGCGACACGCTGGTCACCGTCGATTTCGTCCCCGCGGGCAAACGCACCGAGATCATTGTCACGCACGAGCAATTGCCCGAGAGCGCGCGCCCCTCGCACAGCAATGGCTGGACCAGCGGCCTGCAGCACCTGGACGAAGCCTGCCAGCAAGGTCTGCTCGGATGA
- a CDS encoding SDR family oxidoreductase — protein sequence MSPLLSNKTAVVYGGGGAIGAAAARVFAREGASVFLAGRTRSKLEAVATDIRSAGGRAEVAVLDVFDEPAVHAHADAVARKTGRIDVVLNGIGIVHVQGKSFTETTLAEYEQPITATVRAQFITAQAVARHMVAGGVILSLTTPGGRIAGKGFLANGVFSAATEAFSRLLAAELGDRGIRTVCLRPDALPDAVELSHAREVFEGVSKRVGIPVHEMLAEHGRTSTLLGRLPRLAEVAEFAAFVASDRAGAMTGAIANLTCGSMVDA from the coding sequence ATGAGTCCGCTGCTCTCCAACAAGACGGCCGTCGTCTACGGCGGTGGCGGTGCGATCGGCGCCGCCGCGGCACGGGTGTTTGCGCGCGAGGGCGCGAGCGTGTTTCTCGCCGGGCGCACGCGTTCGAAGCTCGAAGCGGTCGCGACGGACATCCGCTCCGCGGGCGGCCGCGCGGAGGTGGCCGTGCTCGATGTGTTCGACGAACCCGCGGTGCACGCGCATGCCGATGCGGTGGCGCGGAAGACCGGCCGCATCGACGTCGTGCTCAACGGCATCGGCATCGTGCACGTCCAGGGAAAGTCCTTCACCGAAACCACGCTGGCCGAATACGAACAGCCCATCACGGCCACCGTGCGGGCGCAGTTCATCACCGCGCAGGCGGTGGCCCGCCACATGGTCGCGGGCGGCGTCATCCTGTCGTTGACCACTCCGGGTGGGCGTATCGCGGGCAAGGGATTTCTGGCCAACGGTGTGTTCTCGGCCGCCACCGAAGCATTTTCACGCCTGCTGGCCGCCGAACTGGGCGATCGGGGCATCCGCACCGTGTGTCTGCGACCCGACGCGTTGCCCGACGCCGTCGAACTCTCGCACGCGCGTGAGGTGTTCGAAGGTGTGTCGAAACGCGTCGGCATTCCAGTGCACGAAATGCTCGCCGAACATGGCCGCACGTCCACCTTGTTAGGCCGGCTGCCGCGGTTGGCCGAAGTCGCGGAGTTCGCGGCCTTCGTCGCGTCGGATCGTGCCGGCGCCATGACGGGCGCCATCGCCAATCTCACCTGCGGCTCGATGGTGGACGCGTGA
- a CDS encoding glutathione S-transferase family protein, with protein MNAAIRITALPWAPPQFQGQVRDLAVRWALEEAGLPYAVDLLGDETRNAPAFRRQQPFGQVPTYTEDGIELFETGAIVLHIAEKPPLPGRTALLPVDSAARARARAWLFAALNSLDVDITTLGDIDHWAPDEPWGITRRPQLEQAVRARLEILAAQFAEREYLAGDFSAADIMTIMVLRALRHTTLVDDIAALRAWRDRCEARAAFQRSLAAQLQEYARHAPRSE; from the coding sequence GTGAACGCGGCCATCAGGATCACGGCGCTGCCGTGGGCGCCGCCGCAATTCCAGGGCCAGGTCCGCGACCTGGCCGTTCGCTGGGCGCTCGAGGAAGCGGGGCTGCCCTATGCGGTCGATTTGTTGGGCGACGAAACGCGCAATGCCCCGGCTTTTCGCCGGCAACAGCCCTTCGGCCAGGTGCCCACGTACACGGAAGACGGCATCGAATTGTTCGAGACCGGCGCCATCGTCCTGCACATCGCGGAGAAGCCGCCGTTGCCCGGCCGCACGGCACTGTTGCCGGTGGATTCCGCGGCGCGCGCACGCGCCAGGGCGTGGCTGTTCGCCGCCCTCAACTCTCTCGACGTCGACATCACCACGCTCGGCGACATCGACCACTGGGCGCCGGACGAACCCTGGGGCATCACCCGTCGCCCGCAGCTCGAACAGGCGGTGCGCGCGCGGCTGGAAATCCTCGCCGCTCAATTCGCGGAGCGCGAATATCTCGCGGGCGATTTCAGCGCCGCCGACATCATGACGATCATGGTGCTGCGCGCGCTGCGCCACACCACACTGGTCGACGACATTGCCGCGCTGCGGGCCTGGCGCGACCGCTGCGAAGCGCGCGCAGCCTTTCAACGTTCGCTGGCCGCGCAACTGCAGGAATATGCGCGGCACGCACCCAGATCCGAGTAG
- a CDS encoding glutathione S-transferase family protein — translation MTNIRVTGFKWVPPFAQGLVRDLRVRWALEEAGLPYEENLLGQGEQNSAQHRAVQPFGQVPVYEEDDLTLFESGSIVLHIGEKSPALLPREPGARARVITWMFAALNSVEPPLLTLAALDSFFAQEEWARLRKPSALAMAQSRLNGLAAGLGDRDYFAGTFSAADILMTTVLRFIKHTPLVADMPTLAAYQARCEARPAFQRALESQLAPFAKYAPAAA, via the coding sequence ATGACCAACATCCGCGTCACCGGTTTCAAGTGGGTTCCTCCTTTTGCGCAGGGCCTCGTGCGCGATCTGCGCGTGCGCTGGGCGCTCGAAGAGGCCGGCCTGCCGTACGAGGAAAACCTGCTCGGCCAGGGCGAACAGAATTCTGCGCAGCATCGCGCAGTCCAGCCGTTCGGCCAGGTGCCGGTCTACGAGGAAGACGACCTCACGCTGTTCGAATCGGGCTCCATCGTTTTGCACATCGGCGAAAAATCCCCTGCGCTGCTGCCGCGCGAGCCCGGCGCGCGCGCCCGCGTGATCACCTGGATGTTCGCCGCGCTGAACTCGGTCGAGCCTCCTCTGCTGACGCTCGCCGCGCTCGACTCGTTTTTCGCGCAGGAAGAATGGGCGCGGCTGCGCAAACCGAGCGCGCTCGCGATGGCGCAGTCGCGTCTCAATGGTCTCGCAGCGGGGCTCGGCGATCGGGATTACTTCGCCGGAACTTTCTCGGCGGCGGATATCCTGATGACGACGGTATTGCGTTTCATCAAACACACGCCGTTGGTCGCCGACATGCCCACGCTGGCCGCCTATCAGGCGCGCTGCGAAGCGCGGCCGGCCTTCCAGCGCGCGCTCGAGTCGCAACTCGCTCCATTTGCGAAGTACGCGCCGGCCGCCGCATGA